A single Fibrobacter sp. UWR4 DNA region contains:
- the ispF gene encoding 2-C-methyl-D-erythritol 2,4-cyclodiphosphate synthase, with the protein MDKIYRSGIGFDVHKLVEGRKCIIGGVDIPYEKGLLGHSDADVLLHAISDALLGAAGLGDIGTYFPDTDPAFKGADSLELLRKVGEEVAKAGYDIVNIDAIVMCERPKVNPHKDAMKANIARVLGLDVKQIGIKGTTTEKLGFTGRGEGIASQAVAMVRSK; encoded by the coding sequence ATGGATAAGATTTATCGTTCTGGCATTGGTTTCGACGTTCACAAGCTGGTGGAAGGTCGCAAGTGCATCATTGGCGGCGTGGACATTCCCTACGAGAAAGGCCTGCTGGGTCATAGCGATGCCGACGTGCTGCTCCATGCTATTAGCGACGCTCTGCTGGGTGCTGCAGGCCTGGGCGACATCGGAACCTACTTCCCGGATACGGACCCCGCCTTCAAGGGTGCCGACAGTCTGGAACTTCTCCGCAAGGTAGGCGAGGAAGTGGCAAAGGCTGGTTACGACATCGTGAACATCGACGCTATTGTCATGTGCGAACGCCCCAAGGTGAACCCCCACAAGGACGCCATGAAGGCAAACATCGCCCGCGTCCTGGGTCTGGATGTAAAGCAGATCGGCATCAAGGGCACCACCACCGAAAAGCTGGGCTTCACCGGCCGCGGCGAAGGCATCGCTAGCCAGGCTGTTGCCATGGTCCGCTCTAAATAA
- a CDS encoding Na/Pi cotransporter family protein, whose protein sequence is MPAVDMKLAVLTLLGCLALLMYGMKTMSEGLQKLTGNTLRTMLGTMTKHRVMGVATGTAVTATIQSSTATTVLTVSFVNAGLLTLKQAISIIMGANIGTTISGWIMVLGFKFDMLYLVYPCFVLGIITSYFKKNSSKSFSEFLFGLAFMLFAITTLRNTGASMHLGEIPAVQNFVAACGNWGFASTLLFLLIGSVLTMCVQSSAAVMAITLILCSSGALEIYQGIALVMGENIGTTVTSNVVALSASTQARRAALAHMLFNLFGVLWVLCVFHPFINMVCGIVGFDPNVKPSTPEEVKAAQDGVTFAVAGFHTMFNVVNVLVLIWFIKPMETIICKIIKDKPEDDEFRLKFISGGILSTAELSIFEARKEIVLFGERCKKMFNMVPDLLTTKDENEFTKIFSRIEKYEGISDSMEVEIAKYLNEVSEGRLSPESKGTIRSMLREISEMESIGDACYNMARAINHKFRSKDDFTEEQYAHINHMVELCNVALDYMIEVEEGKPGADYNRSRNVENEINNYRKSLKERNVVDINDKKYDYQMSVHYMDVINACEHLGDYVINVVEARTNSKKRSV, encoded by the coding sequence ATGCCCGCTGTGGACATGAAATTGGCTGTGCTGACGCTTCTCGGCTGTCTTGCACTTTTGATGTACGGTATGAAGACCATGTCCGAAGGTCTTCAGAAACTCACCGGTAACACTCTGCGTACTATGCTGGGTACCATGACTAAACACCGCGTAATGGGTGTAGCTACTGGTACCGCCGTGACTGCGACTATTCAATCTTCTACTGCTACCACCGTACTTACTGTAAGTTTCGTTAATGCTGGTCTGCTCACATTGAAGCAGGCCATTTCTATTATCATGGGCGCAAACATCGGTACCACCATCTCCGGATGGATCATGGTGCTGGGCTTCAAGTTCGACATGCTCTACCTGGTGTACCCCTGCTTCGTGCTGGGCATCATCACCAGCTACTTCAAGAAGAACAGCTCCAAGAGTTTCAGCGAATTCCTGTTCGGCCTCGCCTTCATGTTGTTCGCCATTACCACCCTCCGCAATACCGGCGCTTCCATGCACCTGGGCGAAATCCCCGCGGTGCAGAACTTTGTGGCCGCCTGCGGTAACTGGGGATTTGCAAGCACCTTGCTGTTCCTTTTGATCGGTAGCGTCCTCACCATGTGCGTGCAGTCCTCTGCGGCGGTCATGGCGATCACCCTCATCCTCTGCTCCAGTGGCGCTCTTGAAATTTACCAGGGCATCGCGCTGGTGATGGGCGAGAACATCGGTACCACCGTCACCTCCAACGTGGTGGCCTTGAGTGCCTCCACTCAGGCTCGCCGCGCTGCCCTTGCCCACATGCTCTTCAACCTGTTCGGTGTGCTGTGGGTCCTCTGCGTGTTCCATCCCTTCATCAACATGGTTTGCGGCATCGTGGGCTTCGACCCCAATGTCAAGCCTTCCACCCCCGAAGAAGTCAAGGCCGCCCAGGACGGCGTCACCTTCGCCGTGGCAGGCTTCCACACCATGTTCAACGTGGTGAACGTGCTGGTCCTCATCTGGTTCATCAAGCCCATGGAAACCATCATCTGCAAGATTATCAAGGATAAGCCCGAAGACGACGAGTTCCGCCTCAAGTTCATTTCAGGCGGCATCCTCAGCACTGCAGAACTTTCCATCTTCGAAGCCCGCAAGGAAATCGTTCTCTTTGGTGAACGCTGCAAGAAGATGTTCAACATGGTGCCGGACCTGCTGACGACTAAGGATGAAAACGAGTTCACCAAGATTTTTAGCCGCATCGAAAAGTACGAAGGCATCAGCGACAGCATGGAAGTTGAAATCGCCAAGTACTTGAACGAAGTCAGCGAAGGTCGCCTCTCTCCGGAAAGTAAGGGCACCATCCGCTCCATGCTTCGTGAAATTTCCGAAATGGAAAGTATCGGCGACGCCTGCTACAACATGGCCCGCGCCATCAACCACAAGTTCCGTAGCAAGGACGACTTCACCGAAGAACAGTACGCCCATATCAACCACATGGTGGAACTCTGCAATGTGGCTCTGGACTACATGATCGAAGTGGAAGAAGGCAAGCCCGGCGCTGACTACAACCGTTCCCGCAACGTGGAAAACGAAATCAACAACTACCGCAAGAGCCTCAAGGAACGTAACGTGGTCGACATCAACGACAAGAAGTACGACTACCAGATGTCTGTGCACTACATGGACGTGATCAATGCTTGCGAGCACTTGGGTGACTACGTCATCAACGTGGTGGAAGCCCGGACCAATAGCAAGAAACGCTCCGTTTAA
- a CDS encoding Tex family protein, with translation MDFSAIIAEELNLEVWRVSKALELMDQGGTIPFIARYRKDQTGTLNEIELRDISHRRDYLQELTDRKETILKSIEEQGKMTPELKAQIEACKDKTLLEDIYAPFKPKKRTRATIAKELGLEPLARLMWAQEETGNTAEQIALIYLSEEKGLADPKAALKGACDILAEEVADNAEFRQYLRAAVEREGKMFSKVKKDFEGQETKFKDYYDYSEAVSKIPSHRMLALRRGEKEKVLRLSIEVPTEELVGYLKSKIIKGQTTWTPYLEAMCQDAWDRLLAPSMESEVRLILKDAAEEEAFKVFSKNLQDVLLAAPAGHKAVLALDPGFRTGCKVAVLDENGKFMDHGIIKPHEPWNDKAGSAVYLMGLIDKYKIDLIAIGNGTASRETDAFCAEMAAKFKGKVPPRVIVSEAGASVYSASMIAIQEFPKEDVTTRGAISIGRRLQDPLAELVKVDPQSIGVGQYQHDVNQRELKKRLDEVVESCVNMVGVDVNSASAPLLSHVAGLSSTLSEAIVKYRDENGAYGSREDLKKVKGFGPKAFEQAAGFMRIPGAENPLDDSAVHPENYALIEKMAEKVGVPVKDLVGNAEVVKGINLEEFLSDEVGKETLQDILKELNKPSRDPRKEFRYAKFDDKIKDINDLITGSWMEGVVTNVANFGAFIDIGVHQDGLVHVSEISDKFVEDAKTVLTVGDVVKVRVVAVDAKLKRISLSMKTEQVDGVAGAGANGPRGQRVGGPRGQGGHGNFGGRDNRGGRPQGGIQGHATIADLKAQIAGKGAPGQQKKPGNAQPAKMNSLLKNMMKGLK, from the coding sequence ATGGATTTTTCTGCGATTATTGCTGAAGAACTGAACCTTGAAGTATGGCGTGTCTCTAAGGCACTGGAATTGATGGACCAGGGTGGTACCATCCCCTTTATTGCCCGTTATCGTAAGGACCAGACGGGTACCTTGAATGAAATTGAACTGCGCGACATTAGCCATCGCCGTGACTACCTTCAGGAACTGACCGACCGTAAGGAAACTATCCTGAAGAGTATCGAAGAACAGGGCAAGATGACTCCGGAACTGAAGGCTCAGATCGAAGCCTGTAAGGACAAGACCCTGCTGGAAGATATTTACGCTCCCTTCAAGCCCAAGAAGCGCACCCGCGCAACGATTGCAAAGGAACTGGGCCTGGAACCTCTGGCTCGCCTCATGTGGGCTCAGGAAGAAACTGGCAACACTGCCGAACAGATTGCCCTTATCTACCTGTCCGAAGAAAAGGGCCTGGCAGATCCGAAGGCCGCTCTCAAGGGTGCCTGCGACATTCTGGCCGAAGAAGTGGCTGACAATGCCGAATTCCGTCAGTACCTCCGTGCTGCCGTTGAACGCGAAGGCAAGATGTTCTCCAAGGTCAAGAAGGATTTCGAAGGCCAGGAAACCAAGTTCAAGGATTACTACGATTACAGCGAAGCTGTTTCCAAGATTCCCAGCCACCGTATGCTGGCTCTCCGTCGCGGCGAAAAGGAAAAGGTCCTGCGCCTCTCTATCGAAGTGCCTACCGAAGAACTGGTGGGCTACCTCAAGTCCAAGATTATTAAGGGCCAGACTACCTGGACTCCGTATCTGGAAGCCATGTGCCAGGATGCCTGGGACCGTCTCCTTGCTCCCAGCATGGAAAGCGAAGTCCGTCTGATCCTGAAGGATGCTGCCGAAGAAGAAGCTTTCAAGGTGTTCAGCAAGAACCTGCAGGATGTGCTGCTGGCTGCTCCCGCTGGCCACAAGGCTGTGCTTGCCCTTGACCCGGGTTTCCGTACTGGCTGTAAGGTTGCAGTGCTGGACGAAAACGGCAAGTTCATGGATCACGGCATTATCAAGCCCCACGAACCGTGGAACGACAAGGCTGGTTCCGCAGTTTACCTCATGGGTCTTATCGACAAGTACAAGATTGACTTGATCGCTATCGGTAACGGTACCGCTAGCCGCGAGACGGACGCTTTCTGCGCCGAAATGGCAGCAAAGTTCAAGGGCAAGGTTCCGCCCCGCGTCATCGTGTCCGAAGCAGGAGCATCCGTATATAGCGCAAGCATGATCGCTATCCAGGAATTCCCCAAGGAAGACGTTACTACCCGTGGTGCAATTTCCATTGGTCGCCGTCTCCAGGACCCGCTGGCTGAACTGGTGAAGGTTGACCCGCAGTCCATTGGCGTGGGCCAGTACCAGCACGACGTGAACCAGCGCGAACTGAAGAAGCGCCTGGACGAAGTGGTGGAATCCTGCGTGAACATGGTGGGTGTGGACGTGAACAGCGCCAGCGCTCCGCTGCTCTCTCACGTTGCAGGCCTTAGCTCCACTCTTTCCGAAGCAATTGTCAAGTATCGTGACGAAAACGGCGCCTATGGCAGCCGTGAAGACCTGAAGAAGGTGAAGGGCTTTGGTCCTAAGGCTTTCGAACAGGCTGCAGGCTTTATGCGTATCCCGGGTGCAGAAAACCCGCTGGACGACTCCGCTGTCCATCCCGAAAACTACGCCCTCATCGAAAAGATGGCCGAAAAGGTGGGCGTACCTGTAAAGGATCTGGTGGGTAATGCGGAAGTGGTCAAGGGCATTAACCTCGAAGAATTCCTCAGCGACGAAGTGGGTAAGGAAACCTTGCAGGACATCCTGAAGGAATTGAACAAGCCCAGCCGCGACCCCCGTAAGGAATTCCGTTACGCAAAGTTTGACGACAAGATCAAGGACATTAACGACCTCATTACCGGTAGCTGGATGGAAGGCGTGGTGACTAACGTGGCTAACTTCGGTGCCTTCATTGACATCGGCGTTCACCAGGACGGTCTGGTTCACGTTTCCGAAATCAGCGACAAGTTCGTGGAAGACGCAAAGACTGTGCTTACCGTGGGTGACGTGGTGAAGGTCCGTGTTGTCGCCGTAGACGCAAAGCTCAAGCGCATTAGCCTGTCCATGAAGACTGAACAGGTGGATGGCGTGGCAGGTGCAGGCGCTAACGGTCCTCGTGGCCAGCGTGTTGGCGGTCCCCGTGGTCAGGGCGGTCATGGCAACTTCGGTGGCCGTGATAATCGTGGCGGTCGTCCTCAGGGCGGCATCCAGGGCCATGCAACCATCGCCGATCTGAAGGCTCAGATTGCAGGCAAGGGCGCTCCCGGACAGCAGAAGAAGCCCGGCAACGCACAGCCCGCCAAGATGAACTCCCTCCTCAAGAACATGATGAAGGGACTCAAGTAG
- a CDS encoding outer membrane beta-barrel protein yields the protein MKKIVLPVLAASAIACAAPQTHDGFFLNLALGYGYMTYNVTAQAKTLYSTKSTLDLDYSGLAAELDVKLGGRIYDNLLLHATILATSGARNTRAELTIQSESGEYVGMSNYSNIQTGISFLGGGLTYYLSNNIFVTGSIGAGQLTMNTSKDEDLYGTDKGFAFQIGAGKEWWVSENWGLGAELSFVHSSTTGGDNGTGSANAIHLMFSATFN from the coding sequence ATGAAGAAGATTGTACTGCCTGTATTGGCAGCTTCTGCTATTGCTTGTGCCGCCCCACAGACTCATGATGGATTCTTCCTGAATCTCGCTCTGGGTTACGGTTATATGACCTATAACGTTACAGCACAAGCTAAAACCCTGTATAGTACGAAAAGCACGCTCGACTTAGATTATAGTGGATTGGCCGCAGAGCTTGACGTAAAACTTGGTGGTCGCATCTACGACAATTTGCTTTTGCATGCCACCATACTGGCTACATCAGGCGCAAGAAACACTAGGGCAGAACTTACGATCCAATCTGAAAGTGGCGAATACGTTGGTATGAGCAATTACTCAAACATTCAAACAGGTATCAGTTTCCTTGGAGGCGGCCTCACCTACTACCTATCCAACAACATCTTCGTGACAGGTTCAATTGGTGCGGGACAGCTGACCATGAACACAAGCAAGGATGAAGACCTTTATGGCACCGACAAAGGATTTGCATTCCAGATTGGCGCTGGTAAGGAATGGTGGGTCAGCGAAAACTGGGGACTTGGCGCAGAACTTAGTTTCGTCCATAGTTCCACCACTGGTGGCGATAACGGCACCGGTTCCGCTAACGCAATCCACTTAATGTTCAGCGCAACCTTCAACTAA
- a CDS encoding ferredoxin — MAITKVWLDESSDECVSCGACEATCDAVFTVPEKMQVKADADLAANEEAIKDAAAGCPAGVIKFEEA; from the coding sequence ATGGCAATTACTAAGGTTTGGCTCGACGAATCTTCCGACGAATGCGTTTCTTGCGGTGCTTGCGAAGCAACTTGCGACGCAGTTTTCACCGTTCCTGAAAAGATGCAGGTTAAGGCTGACGCTGATCTCGCTGCTAACGAAGAAGCTATCAAGGACGCAGCTGCAGGCTGCCCCGCTGGCGTTATTAAGTTCGAAGAAGCTTAA
- the argB gene encoding acetylglutamate kinase yields MKKVVVKIGGSLAIDEAKLADFVAAVSKLPAMGCQVAVVHGGGKDINENIALLREQPTFIDGLRVTTPGIMKMVEMTLSGHVNKKLVRMLLNNGVNSIGLSGVDGKLFEVVKKQGKVDLGLVGEVKTVNPKIVEDLWAAGWVPVVSPISYGPDENGVGVSWNVNADTAASELAVALQADQFVLVSDVPGVMDGEKNVIPELSESDAEKLIEEGVISGGMIPKVRESFKSIRRGLKSIHIVGWKDAESFIKQINGEHNYGTIQK; encoded by the coding sequence ATGAAAAAAGTGGTTGTAAAAATTGGTGGCAGCTTGGCTATCGACGAAGCTAAGTTGGCCGATTTTGTGGCAGCAGTTTCCAAGCTTCCGGCTATGGGCTGCCAGGTTGCCGTGGTTCACGGTGGTGGCAAGGACATTAACGAAAACATCGCCCTGCTGCGAGAACAGCCAACTTTTATTGATGGTCTCCGAGTGACTACACCCGGCATTATGAAGATGGTGGAAATGACCCTTTCCGGTCACGTCAATAAGAAGCTTGTTCGCATGCTCCTGAACAACGGCGTGAACTCCATCGGTCTTTCCGGTGTGGATGGCAAGTTGTTTGAAGTTGTAAAGAAGCAGGGCAAGGTTGACCTTGGTCTGGTGGGCGAGGTAAAGACCGTCAATCCGAAGATTGTGGAAGACCTCTGGGCTGCTGGCTGGGTTCCTGTTGTTAGCCCCATCTCCTATGGTCCTGACGAGAACGGCGTGGGTGTTAGCTGGAACGTGAATGCCGACACTGCGGCAAGCGAACTGGCTGTGGCACTTCAGGCTGATCAGTTCGTGCTGGTGAGCGATGTGCCGGGTGTCATGGACGGCGAAAAGAATGTGATTCCTGAACTTTCTGAAAGTGATGCCGAAAAGCTCATCGAAGAAGGCGTTATCAGCGGTGGTATGATTCCCAAGGTCCGCGAAAGCTTCAAGTCTATCCGACGAGGACTGAAGAGCATCCATATCGTGGGCTGGAAGGACGCTGAATCCTTCATCAAGCAAATCAACGGCGAACACAACTACGGAACTATTCAGAAGTAG
- a CDS encoding aspartate aminotransferase family protein: MNFLEQDKQVIAPLYGKADIEIVKGEGSYLIDTKGDKYLDFVAGIAVNALGHQNKAIKEAVMKQMDSFNHISNLYVNMPQVELGKKLLEITGFGKAFFCNSGTEANEGCIKFARKYFDRKGEPNRLKIITFVNSFHGRTFAALSATGQPALRQGFGHMPGDFVHVAWNDCAALKAEVNKDTCAIMLESLAAEGGVMTLSAEMVETINSLQKEFGVLVIVDEVQAGCGRLGTFLGFEKYGLNPDLVSLAKGIGGGLPLGAVLLRQKIADELKAGDHGTTFGGNPIACAAGLAVVNQIDAALMKNVVERGAQIRTALADIKAKYSFIKEIRGEGLIVGLALDESMPVGNVVAAARAEKLMVLSAKGNVLRMLPPLNVSEAECSEAMAKLAAAFAKVVG, encoded by the coding sequence ATGAATTTTCTTGAACAAGATAAGCAGGTCATTGCTCCTCTCTACGGCAAGGCCGACATCGAAATCGTAAAGGGTGAAGGTTCCTACCTCATCGACACCAAGGGCGACAAGTATCTGGACTTCGTTGCAGGTATTGCAGTGAACGCTCTTGGCCATCAGAACAAGGCCATCAAGGAAGCGGTGATGAAGCAGATGGATAGCTTCAACCACATTTCCAACCTTTACGTGAATATGCCCCAGGTTGAACTGGGCAAGAAGCTTTTGGAAATCACCGGCTTCGGCAAGGCATTCTTCTGCAACTCCGGTACCGAAGCTAACGAAGGCTGCATCAAGTTTGCACGTAAGTACTTCGACCGCAAGGGCGAACCCAACAGGCTGAAGATCATCACCTTCGTGAACAGCTTCCATGGCAGAACTTTCGCAGCCCTTTCTGCAACCGGTCAGCCGGCGCTCCGTCAGGGCTTCGGCCACATGCCGGGCGACTTCGTGCATGTGGCTTGGAATGACTGCGCTGCACTCAAGGCTGAAGTCAACAAGGACACCTGCGCCATCATGCTGGAATCCCTGGCTGCTGAAGGCGGCGTCATGACCCTTTCTGCAGAAATGGTGGAAACCATCAACAGCCTCCAGAAGGAATTCGGCGTGCTGGTGATTGTCGACGAAGTCCAGGCAGGCTGCGGCCGTCTCGGAACCTTCCTCGGCTTTGAAAAGTACGGCTTGAATCCGGACCTGGTCTCCCTGGCCAAGGGTATCGGTGGCGGCCTCCCGCTGGGTGCCGTTCTTCTCCGTCAGAAGATTGCGGACGAACTGAAGGCTGGTGACCACGGTACCACTTTCGGTGGTAACCCCATCGCTTGCGCTGCAGGTCTCGCTGTGGTGAACCAGATTGACGCTGCCCTTATGAAGAACGTTGTTGAAAGGGGCGCGCAGATCCGCACCGCACTGGCAGATATCAAGGCCAAGTACAGCTTCATCAAGGAAATCCGCGGAGAAGGCCTGATCGTTGGCCTTGCTCTGGACGAATCCATGCCGGTGGGCAACGTGGTTGCAGCCGCCCGCGCAGAAAAGCTCATGGTGCTCTCTGCCAAGGGTAACGTGCTCCGTATGCTTCCGCCGCTGAATGTCAGCGAAGCCGAATGTAGCGAAGCCATGGCAAAGCTTGCTGCTGCATTTGCAAAGGTTGTTGGTTAA
- a CDS encoding B12-binding domain-containing radical SAM protein, giving the protein MRITFLNPPFHPMFSRESRSPCVTKSSTLYWPMFLSYAAGTAEADGNEIQLIDSPAMELNLEQTLEGMKKFNPELVICSTSTPSILNDLKVVHAIKDAMPSAKVAIMGTHATAEPLESLEMEPSLDYVVIGEADYTCRNLARSLRGDGLPIGQFPGLAYRKEDGTTDFQPEGPKIENLNELPWVSKVYRKYLYSCYKKYFYGANLNPLIVILSGRGCPNRCSYCVIPQTLNGHVFRMRDPKDVVDELQYIKENFEDLGEVFFEDDTFTANHQHVRDICNLILERGLKITWSCNARADVPLELLKLMKKAGGREMCVGFESASPEVLQNIHKGVKNTDKAIEFTKNARKAGLLVHGCFMVGNPGDTPQTLRMTLDYAKKLNPNTAQFYPIMAYPGTEAYKEALASGALQTKDYNQWLDKDGFHRTTIQRGELTSQALVDFCDKARREFYLRPSYIWRQGIMALKNPRERYRVIRGFSTLVKHLFRKHGELAPVARQAPTNKS; this is encoded by the coding sequence ATGCGTATTACTTTTTTGAACCCTCCGTTTCACCCCATGTTCAGCCGCGAATCTCGCAGCCCGTGTGTAACGAAGTCTAGTACTCTTTATTGGCCCATGTTCCTGAGCTATGCTGCCGGCACTGCCGAAGCAGACGGAAACGAAATCCAGCTCATCGACAGCCCCGCTATGGAACTGAATCTGGAACAGACCCTGGAAGGGATGAAGAAATTCAACCCGGAACTTGTGATCTGCAGTACCAGTACCCCTAGTATTTTAAACGACCTTAAGGTAGTTCACGCCATCAAGGACGCCATGCCTAGCGCCAAGGTCGCCATCATGGGCACCCACGCTACCGCAGAGCCTCTGGAATCCCTGGAAATGGAACCCAGCCTGGATTATGTGGTCATCGGCGAAGCGGACTACACCTGCCGTAACCTGGCCCGCAGCCTCCGTGGCGATGGACTGCCTATCGGTCAGTTCCCTGGTCTTGCCTACCGCAAGGAAGACGGCACTACCGACTTCCAGCCCGAAGGCCCGAAGATCGAGAACTTGAACGAACTGCCCTGGGTTTCCAAGGTCTACCGCAAGTATCTTTACAGCTGCTACAAGAAGTATTTCTACGGCGCCAACCTAAATCCGCTGATTGTCATTTTGAGCGGTCGTGGTTGTCCCAACCGCTGCAGCTACTGCGTGATTCCCCAGACTCTGAATGGTCACGTATTCCGTATGCGCGACCCCAAGGATGTGGTGGACGAACTGCAGTACATCAAGGAAAACTTTGAAGATCTGGGCGAAGTCTTCTTTGAAGACGATACCTTTACCGCAAACCACCAGCATGTTCGCGATATCTGCAACTTGATCCTGGAACGCGGCCTCAAGATTACCTGGAGCTGCAACGCCCGTGCAGACGTACCTCTGGAACTGCTGAAGCTCATGAAGAAGGCTGGCGGCCGCGAAATGTGCGTCGGCTTCGAAAGTGCATCTCCCGAAGTCTTGCAGAACATCCACAAGGGAGTGAAGAATACCGACAAGGCAATCGAATTCACCAAGAACGCCCGCAAGGCTGGCCTCCTGGTTCATGGTTGCTTTATGGTGGGTAACCCCGGCGATACTCCCCAGACTCTTCGCATGACTCTGGATTACGCCAAGAAGCTGAACCCCAACACGGCCCAGTTCTACCCCATCATGGCCTACCCCGGTACTGAAGCTTATAAGGAGGCTTTGGCTAGCGGCGCATTGCAGACCAAGGATTACAACCAGTGGCTGGACAAGGACGGTTTCCACCGTACTACCATCCAGCGTGGTGAACTGACTAGCCAGGCTCTGGTGGACTTCTGTGACAAGGCCCGCCGTGAATTCTACCTGCGTCCCAGCTACATCTGGCGTCAGGGGATCATGGCCTTGAAGAATCCCCGTGAACGCTATCGCGTGATCCGCGGCTTCAGTACTCTGGTCAAGCACCTGTTCCGCAAGCACGGCGAGTTGGCCCCTGTTGCAAGACAGGCACCGACTAATAAGTCGTAA
- a CDS encoding toxin-antitoxin system YwqK family antitoxin, translating into MKTFFCSVILGAAFAMAEEVPLDTVKTLFPDGSVARIYTVQKGTDVRQGVSITYHPNGKVAVEAPYENGVLDGVFRSYYENGNLWQTIGYRNGAEEGISTVYFENGKKKKSEVFRSGMQHGMSEEFSEQGKLQRQIPYVLGQVHGVAKIYDDMGAVVEEMTFERGLRHGAYRRYKKGLKILEAKFERNRCIENCDF; encoded by the coding sequence ATGAAAACCTTTTTTTGCTCGGTAATACTAGGTGCGGCCTTCGCAATGGCCGAAGAAGTCCCTCTGGATACGGTGAAGACCCTTTTTCCGGATGGTTCTGTTGCCCGTATCTATACGGTCCAGAAAGGCACCGACGTGCGACAGGGCGTCTCCATTACCTACCATCCTAATGGAAAGGTGGCGGTGGAAGCTCCTTACGAAAACGGCGTGCTAGACGGTGTGTTCCGTAGCTACTATGAAAATGGAAACCTGTGGCAGACGATCGGCTACCGAAATGGCGCCGAAGAAGGTATAAGCACGGTTTATTTTGAAAACGGCAAGAAGAAAAAGTCCGAGGTTTTCAGGTCCGGAATGCAACATGGCATGAGCGAGGAATTCAGCGAGCAGGGGAAACTGCAACGCCAGATTCCTTATGTGTTAGGTCAGGTTCACGGGGTTGCCAAGATCTATGACGATATGGGTGCTGTCGTAGAAGAAATGACTTTTGAACGTGGGCTGCGCCATGGGGCTTACCGCAGGTACAAAAAAGGCCTCAAGATTCTTGAAGCCAAGTTCGAACGAAACCGTTGCATCGAAAACTGCGATTTCTAG
- a CDS encoding DedA family protein — protein sequence MKNKSFFIICAATVLMLTANLMAADTTAAAQVAAEAPASAGIYNQIIDWYNEHLNYGTITLLMAIESSFVPFPSELVVPPAAYKALQPGSELNIVLIVLAATIGALIGAYINYYLAKFLGRPIIYKFADSRLGHFLLLDTSKVEKAEKYFRDHGVISTFVGRLITVIRQLISIPAGLAGMKLIPFTLFTFLGAAIWNTVLAVLGYMAHGQKDIIEKYNSELAMALVGFGVLFIGFMVWQAVKPQKKSNQNQE from the coding sequence ATGAAGAACAAGAGCTTTTTTATTATCTGCGCAGCAACAGTCCTTATGCTTACGGCCAACCTGATGGCAGCAGACACTACCGCAGCAGCCCAAGTGGCAGCAGAAGCACCGGCTAGCGCAGGAATCTACAACCAGATTATCGACTGGTACAATGAGCATCTGAACTACGGAACCATCACCCTGTTGATGGCTATCGAAAGTTCCTTCGTTCCATTCCCCTCCGAACTGGTGGTTCCGCCAGCTGCCTACAAGGCCTTGCAGCCCGGCTCCGAACTGAACATTGTGCTGATTGTGCTGGCCGCAACCATCGGCGCTCTGATCGGAGCCTACATCAACTACTATCTGGCAAAATTCCTGGGCCGCCCCATCATCTATAAATTTGCTGACAGCCGTCTGGGGCACTTCCTCCTGCTGGACACCTCCAAGGTGGAAAAGGCCGAAAAGTACTTCCGCGATCACGGAGTCATTTCCACCTTCGTGGGACGCCTCATTACAGTCATCCGCCAGCTGATTTCTATTCCCGCAGGTCTTGCCGGGATGAAGCTGATCCCCTTTACTCTATTCACATTCCTGGGTGCAGCCATCTGGAATACTGTTCTCGCAGTTCTTGGTTATATGGCTCACGGCCAGAAGGACATTATCGAAAAGTATAATTCCGAACTGGCCATGGCGCTGGTAGGCTTCGGCGTACTGTTCATCGGTTTCATGGTCTGGCAGGCCGTCAAGCCCCAGAAGAAATCCAACCAGAACCAGGAATAA